A genomic segment from Aegilops tauschii subsp. strangulata cultivar AL8/78 chromosome 1, Aet v6.0, whole genome shotgun sequence encodes:
- the LOC141022983 gene encoding uncharacterized protein, whose protein sequence is MGSRFVNLLAMSCNGSPRHFSLHCFNPANLFRPARSRPAVRAVHRRPADAPLPPPSLSFDWPCRKGEQAWMNFMAFGPGRENLLAVDQIGRSFLYNHDSRLLRTRMPKMRKPIIDPISVAVGDSLYVMSGNPGRLPDRDCFQALLHTRLPASYAQDWCWYSLQPPPFFAADDDGVDRSSCRDAPMPFEISAYAVVDDSQIWISTSGAGTYSYDIASGAWSKLGNWALPFRGRAEYIPEHNLWFGFTPDDLQLCTSDLTASCELRPPVLQDVWTDVNRPEDWTLTDASIVPLASGQVCVARFFLTCPEESIEDVYGYALEKTENFAVLEGVKLLKAGWAQLRMVKHKSERYVFGRDLVMPL, encoded by the coding sequence ATGGGCAGCCGGTTTGTGAATCTGTTGGCCATGAGCTGCAACGGCAGCCCCAGACACTTCAGCCTTCACTGCTTTAACCCGGCAAACTTATTTCGCCCAGCCCGGTCACGGCCAGCGGTTCGAGCAGTTCATCGACGGCCAGCGGACGCCCCGCTGCCTCCGCCGTCCCTGTCATTCGACTGGCCCTGCAGGAAGGGCGAACAGGCGTGGATGAATTTCATGGCTTTCGGCCCCGGCCGGGAAAACCTCCTCGCCGTGGACCAAATCGGCAGGAGCTTCTTGTACAACCACGACTCGCGCTTGCTCCGCACTAGGATGCCCAAGATGCGCAAGCCCATTATCGACCCCATCTCCGTTGCCGTGGGCGACAGCCTATACGTCATGAGCGGCAACCCTGGCCGGCTGCCCGATCGGGACTGCTTCCAGGCTCTCCTGCACACCCGCCTGCCTGCTAGCTATGCCCAAGACTGGTGCTGGTATTCCCTCCAGCCACCGCCTTTCTTTGCCGCCGACGACGACGGGGTGGATCGATCCAGCTGCCGCGATGCCCCAATGCCCTTTGAAATCAGCGCCTACGCCGTGGTTGACGATTCACAGATCTGGATATCCACATCTGGCGCCGGCACATACTCGTATGACATCGCGAGTGGTGCGTGGAGCAAACTAGGCAACTGGGCACTGCCGTTCAGAGGTCGCGCCGAGTACATCCCTGAGCACAACCTCTGGTTTGGCTTCACACCCGACGATTTGCAGCTCTGCACATCGGACCTCACTGCCTCGTGTGAGTTGAGGCCGCCCGTGCTGCAGGATGTGTGGACAGACGTGAACAGGCCAGAAGATTGGACCCTGACAGACGCCAGCATTGTGCCGCTCGCCTCTGGTCAAGTCTGCGTTGCCAGGTTCTTTCTTACCTGCCCAGAGGAGAGCATTGAGGATGTGTATGGCTATGCCCTTGAGAAAACAGAGAATTTTGCTGTTCTCGAGGGCGTCAAATTGTTAAAGGCTGGGTGGGCTCAGCTCCGGATGGTTAAGCACAAGTCGGAGCGTTATGTCTTCGGCCGTGACCTTGTCATGCCGCTTTGA